In one Lachnospiraceae bacterium GAM79 genomic region, the following are encoded:
- a CDS encoding PqqD family protein, which translates to MDKIPCINLNYAWEQSPDGIIVIEMPHTGFYHKIAQKYFHKPKKSHIRLDRYGSTLWVHINGDNTVFNLVSIMEEQFPEEAPDMLKRVIAFLETLERVRFIYF; encoded by the coding sequence ATGGACAAAATCCCCTGCATCAACCTGAACTATGCATGGGAACAGTCGCCCGATGGAATTATTGTGATTGAAATGCCGCATACCGGTTTTTATCACAAGATCGCTCAGAAATATTTTCACAAACCAAAGAAAAGCCATATCAGGCTTGATCGATATGGCAGTACCTTATGGGTCCATATAAATGGCGACAACACGGTATTCAATCTGGTATCCATCATGGAAGAACAGTTCCCCGAAGAAGCTCCTGATATGTTAAAACGTGTTATCGCCTTTCTTGAAACGCTGGAGAGAGTAAGGTTTATATATTTTTAG
- a CDS encoding RNA polymerase sigma factor, which translates to MKCRTCGNDLQGNEYNCPFCGSCVDYTQAVEQAKAGREEGFTFLYENTYRNKLYIAMKYMKNEQDAMDVLQDAYIKAFARLDSLQDANAFPGWMSTIVVNTAINALQKKKAVLFSDLQNENDEGDVFEYNLEDENMSTQPEMACTVQETQDMVRELINSLSDEQRICVLMFHLEGYSIKDIATVLNCSENTVKSRLNYGRKNIKAKAEELQKKGYKLYSYTPMCLLVYLLMAERGNMIVTHVFEQMAGLGGNIAAGIIHGGAMQMAGNVTGGAAQAGAAGQVAGGITQAGTAGQVAGGATQAGTAGSAAGAVETGKTVAATVGKQAFIKTMTGKIAIAAASIAIVGGVAGGTIAYKYSQDKAKATDKKEATEATDDTSDQTTTGEADASTTEITTEASTEITTESAIDESLYKAAYKEVLESYKTQIDNYYWQYEYDYSTKTAKEEQTPIVFADVTGDGVPEMILVRSEQNEASIAQMDIYSFDGTKAKRIFGTDMEEYGGWDINAASGTSYYLFTTKKGTLYAYSGFGDESYTDSYIKFTVDDSGMLQKSTTWTRRKGPNDDYSATVVTCQKNGSEITEDKYNAQVEKLQKNFDTLLMYNGQGKDKAKEVLGTLDDTAMTYDEAMEYLGTITQKETDKADKNQRASKDGKEISAGNAGEVKMTLPEDLPESFLMSSGVGAWGSSMDIKPDGTFTASFHDSNYSGRGVSSGSGSFKNITQIDKYTYTMELDTLNYDDELGKETTDDNGYTTTFTELYGIAGGTTFTVYLPGAPTADMPDGMKNWLGFHYYNVPIPDALDCYAIYNVDKENGYFSTGLQ; encoded by the coding sequence ATGAAGTGCAGAACATGCGGAAATGATTTACAGGGGAATGAATACAACTGTCCGTTTTGCGGAAGCTGTGTGGATTATACACAGGCAGTGGAACAGGCAAAGGCAGGGCGTGAAGAAGGATTTACGTTCTTATATGAGAATACATATCGGAATAAACTCTACATTGCAATGAAGTATATGAAGAATGAGCAGGATGCAATGGATGTCCTTCAGGATGCCTATATAAAGGCATTTGCCAGATTAGATAGTTTACAGGATGCAAATGCATTTCCGGGATGGATGAGTACGATCGTGGTAAATACTGCGATCAATGCACTTCAGAAGAAAAAGGCAGTCTTGTTTTCTGATCTGCAGAATGAAAATGATGAAGGGGATGTCTTTGAGTATAATCTGGAAGATGAAAACATGAGCACACAGCCGGAGATGGCATGTACCGTGCAGGAGACACAGGATATGGTGCGGGAGCTGATCAATTCCCTGTCGGATGAACAGAGAATCTGTGTGCTTATGTTCCATCTGGAGGGTTACAGTATCAAGGATATTGCCACAGTATTGAACTGTTCCGAGAACACCGTAAAGTCCAGACTGAATTATGGACGTAAGAATATCAAGGCAAAGGCAGAGGAGCTTCAGAAGAAGGGCTACAAGCTTTACAGCTACACACCGATGTGTCTTCTTGTATATCTGCTTATGGCAGAACGTGGAAATATGATCGTTACGCATGTATTTGAGCAGATGGCAGGTCTTGGTGGAAATATTGCAGCCGGCATCATTCATGGTGGTGCTATGCAGATGGCAGGCAATGTTACAGGTGGGGCTGCACAGGCAGGAGCCGCCGGACAGGTAGCAGGAGGAATTACACAGGCAGGAACTGCCGGACAGGTAGCCGGAGGAGCCACACAGGCAGGAACTGCCGGATCGGCTGCGGGTGCAGTAGAAACCGGAAAAACTGTAGCAGCTACAGTTGGTAAACAGGCGTTTATAAAGACCATGACAGGAAAGATTGCGATCGCAGCCGCTTCGATCGCGATTGTAGGCGGAGTCGCAGGTGGTACAATCGCCTATAAGTATTCACAGGATAAGGCAAAAGCTACCGATAAAAAGGAAGCAACAGAAGCAACCGATGATACATCAGATCAGACGACCACCGGTGAAGCAGATGCTTCAACGACAGAGATAACGACAGAAGCGTCAACGGAGATAACTACAGAGTCAGCTATCGATGAAAGTCTTTATAAAGCAGCATACAAAGAGGTACTTGAATCCTATAAGACACAGATCGACAATTATTACTGGCAGTATGAATATGATTATTCCACAAAGACTGCAAAAGAAGAACAGACGCCGATCGTATTTGCCGATGTTACAGGTGATGGTGTGCCGGAGATGATCCTGGTAAGATCAGAACAGAACGAAGCTTCAATTGCACAGATGGATATTTATAGCTTTGACGGAACAAAAGCAAAGAGAATCTTTGGAACGGATATGGAAGAATATGGTGGCTGGGATATAAATGCCGCTTCCGGAACCAGTTATTATCTGTTTACGACTAAGAAGGGAACCTTATATGCATATAGTGGGTTCGGAGATGAGAGTTATACAGACAGTTATATCAAATTCACGGTAGATGATTCCGGCATGCTTCAGAAGTCAACAACCTGGACAAGAAGGAAAGGTCCGAATGACGATTATTCAGCAACTGTTGTCACATGTCAAAAGAATGGTTCTGAGATTACAGAGGATAAGTATAATGCTCAGGTAGAGAAGCTGCAGAAGAATTTTGATACGTTATTAATGTATAATGGACAGGGCAAGGATAAAGCCAAGGAGGTTCTTGGTACGCTGGATGATACCGCTATGACTTATGATGAGGCTATGGAATATCTTGGAACGATCACACAAAAAGAAACAGATAAGGCGGACAAAAATCAGAGGGCTTCTAAAGACGGAAAAGAGATATCTGCCGGAAATGCAGGAGAAGTAAAGATGACATTACCGGAGGATCTCCCGGAAAGCTTTCTTATGTCAAGCGGAGTTGGTGCATGGGGCTCCAGTATGGATATCAAACCGGATGGAACCTTTACAGCTTCGTTTCACGACAGTAATTATAGTGGCAGGGGAGTTTCCAGTGGATCCGGATCCTTTAAGAATATTACGCAGATTGACAAATATACATATACCATGGAGCTGGATACCCTGAACTATGATGATGAGCTTGGCAAAGAAACAACAGATGACAATGGCTATACAACTACTTTCACAGAGCTGTATGGAATTGCCGGGGGTACTACCTTTACGGTGTATCTTCCGGGTGCACCGACAGCAGATATGCCGGATGGAATGAAGAATTGGCTGGGCTTTCATTATTACAATGTCCCGATACCGGATGCCCTTGACTGCTATGCCATTTATAATGTAGATAAGGAAAATGGATATTTCAGCACAGGGTTACAGTAA
- a CDS encoding oligopeptide transporter, OPT family, with protein MKQFKPYIPADKVMPELTPTSVILGIILAVVFGGANAYLGLRVGMTVSASIPAAVLSMGIVRMIMRRDSILENNMVQTIGSAGESLAAGAIFTLPALFMWADENPDIKPPSFLMIAFVAICGGLIGVLFMIPLRTALIVEEHGTLPFPEGTACAEVLLAGETGGHKSMQVFSGLGISAVYKFIADGLHLFPSEITWTISSYKGSGFGMDVLPALVGVGYICGAKVASYLLSGAVLGWFVIMPLLVLIGGDNILFPASVPIRELSVDQLWGNYVRYIGAGAVAAGGIFSLLKSFPLIASTFAKALKGFGHTDGNSRTSKDIPLPYAIGGILIVAFGLSAFPDIPINPVTSILIIIFGFFFATVSARMVGVVGSSNNPVSGMAIATLLFATILLKQAGITGYRGMTSAICIGTVICIIAAMAGDTSQDLKTGYIVGATPYLQQIGELIGSIASGLAIGGVLYLLNTAWGYGSTELPAPQATLMKMVVEGVMNGNLPWGLVIVGICIAVVVEILGIPVLPFAIGLYLPIYLTVPIMIGGLIRLFIEKRRFADEVSRETVRNNGILFSSGMIAGEGLVGILLAVLAVFGVSDRINLGLMGFHLGKWGGCLFFLALLFSMIYMIHKTKDKQSSNNTL; from the coding sequence ATGAAACAATTTAAACCATATATTCCGGCAGATAAGGTGATGCCGGAGCTTACACCTACTTCTGTGATTCTTGGCATTATCCTGGCGGTCGTGTTCGGCGGTGCAAATGCTTATCTGGGCTTACGAGTCGGTATGACCGTCTCCGCTTCCATCCCTGCTGCCGTTCTTTCTATGGGTATTGTGCGCATGATCATGCGCCGCGATTCAATTCTTGAAAATAATATGGTGCAGACGATCGGCTCTGCAGGTGAATCTCTGGCCGCCGGAGCTATCTTTACGCTGCCAGCCCTGTTCATGTGGGCAGATGAAAATCCCGATATAAAACCTCCATCTTTTCTGATGATTGCATTTGTCGCCATCTGTGGCGGACTGATCGGTGTTCTGTTCATGATCCCGCTTCGTACCGCTCTGATCGTAGAAGAACATGGTACACTTCCATTTCCGGAAGGAACTGCCTGCGCTGAAGTACTGCTCGCCGGAGAAACCGGCGGTCACAAATCCATGCAGGTATTTTCCGGGCTTGGCATCTCTGCTGTCTATAAATTTATCGCTGATGGTCTGCATTTGTTTCCAAGTGAGATCACATGGACGATTTCCTCTTATAAAGGATCTGGCTTCGGTATGGATGTCCTCCCTGCGCTGGTCGGTGTCGGCTATATTTGTGGTGCAAAGGTTGCTTCGTATCTGTTAAGCGGTGCTGTGCTTGGATGGTTTGTTATCATGCCTTTGCTCGTTCTTATTGGAGGTGACAACATCCTGTTCCCCGCTTCCGTTCCGATCCGCGAACTGTCAGTCGATCAGTTATGGGGAAATTATGTGCGGTATATCGGCGCAGGCGCGGTGGCAGCCGGCGGCATCTTCAGCCTGCTAAAATCATTTCCGCTGATCGCATCCACATTTGCCAAAGCCCTGAAAGGCTTCGGACATACAGATGGAAATTCGCGAACATCTAAAGACATTCCGCTTCCTTATGCGATCGGCGGTATCCTGATCGTAGCATTTGGTCTGAGTGCATTTCCTGATATTCCGATCAATCCGGTCACATCCATTCTGATCATTATTTTCGGATTTTTCTTTGCAACCGTATCTGCAAGAATGGTCGGTGTCGTCGGCTCGTCGAATAACCCCGTGTCCGGTATGGCGATCGCAACCCTGTTATTTGCAACGATCCTGTTAAAGCAAGCCGGCATAACAGGATACCGGGGTATGACATCTGCCATCTGCATCGGTACTGTTATCTGCATAATTGCAGCCATGGCCGGAGACACCTCGCAGGATCTGAAAACGGGGTATATCGTCGGTGCAACCCCATATCTGCAGCAGATCGGCGAACTGATCGGATCGATCGCTTCCGGTCTTGCAATCGGTGGTGTTCTCTATCTGCTAAATACCGCATGGGGATATGGTTCTACCGAGCTTCCTGCTCCGCAGGCAACCCTTATGAAAATGGTCGTTGAAGGTGTTATGAATGGAAATCTTCCATGGGGGCTTGTTATTGTCGGCATTTGCATTGCTGTCGTTGTCGAGATCTTAGGTATCCCGGTTCTACCATTTGCCATCGGACTGTATCTGCCGATTTACCTGACAGTTCCGATCATGATCGGTGGTCTGATCCGCCTTTTCATAGAGAAACGTCGATTTGCCGATGAAGTTTCCCGCGAAACCGTCCGCAATAATGGTATCCTTTTTTCCTCCGGTATGATCGCAGGTGAAGGGCTGGTTGGAATCCTGCTTGCCGTCCTTGCCGTATTCGGCGTAAGTGATCGGATCAATCTGGGACTTATGGGATTCCATCTTGGAAAATGGGGCGGCTGCCTGTTCTTCCTTGCCCTGCTTTTCAGTATGATCTACATGATCCATAAAACGAAGGATAAACAATCATCCAATAACACACTTTAA
- a CDS encoding type II toxin-antitoxin system RelE/ParE family toxin, producing the protein MLKLRINPIVVKDLKEIREYIAEDNKEYAARTVQEIYNKFENLQMFPGIGAELSKRVSFQTDYKYAVWEDYVIIYKVGDEYVEIYRVVNRYRDITKIFE; encoded by the coding sequence ATGTTAAAATTACGGATCAATCCGATTGTTGTTAAGGATTTGAAAGAAATTCGAGAGTATATTGCAGAAGATAATAAGGAGTATGCAGCACGGACAGTACAGGAGATTTATAACAAATTTGAAAACCTTCAAATGTTTCCAGGAATAGGCGCAGAGCTTTCCAAAAGAGTTAGTTTTCAGACTGATTATAAGTATGCTGTATGGGAAGATTATGTAATCATCTACAAGGTAGGAGATGAATATGTCGAAATATATCGTGTCGTTAATCGTTATCGTGATATTACAAAAATATTTGAATGA
- a CDS encoding type II toxin-antitoxin system prevent-host-death family antitoxin, producing the protein MANILPVSDLRNYNEVLKNCHKGEPVYLTKNGRGRFVVMDIEDYERDRAEKKLLMKLQEAEEAVKDGEGWLSLEELKEQMGE; encoded by the coding sequence ATGGCTAACATTTTACCAGTTTCAGATTTGAGAAATTATAATGAAGTTCTGAAAAATTGTCACAAAGGAGAGCCTGTGTATCTGACTAAGAATGGTAGAGGACGTTTTGTGGTTATGGATATTGAAGATTATGAACGTGATCGAGCAGAAAAGAAGCTCTTGATGAAACTTCAGGAAGCAGAAGAAGCGGTAAAGGATGGTGAAGGCTGGCTTAGCCTGGAAGAACTAAAAGAACAAATGGGGGAATGA
- a CDS encoding fibronectin type III domain-containing protein — protein sequence MSRKMKQIMLAVILMVMMCAVSPARKVSAEVLNSPQQIVWGQSYSGELEDAQNTYEYTFTMKKSGTFSLAIATEEIGKTHTGLNYIKVSDMYDNEIYTASVSEGNGSYKAELLAGDYKLSLCAGFYTGCKFTFTASYKASGETRSEVWLSQNDEKTMAFTYKAGTTYKGQFAFNETTDIYKMKMTKNRYMNIQINSKIKEMNVVIENTNGDIHYIQTGVTPGTRKYTFFLPKGTYYITMTKGWPYSVDPNYAGMYTFKTTFTDVPKTTVNKVKNLSSGKLKVTWKCKSKATGYQIQIATDKKFKKNKKVYDAPFKNYNNCTFWDLKKGKTYYVRVRSYVKAGSREKKCYSAWSKYKTVKIKK from the coding sequence ATGAGTAGAAAAATGAAACAGATCATGTTAGCAGTAATTTTAATGGTGATGATGTGTGCAGTAAGTCCTGCGCGAAAGGTATCCGCAGAGGTGTTAAACAGTCCACAGCAGATCGTATGGGGACAGAGTTACAGTGGCGAGCTGGAGGATGCACAGAATACATATGAGTATACATTTACGATGAAGAAATCCGGTACATTTTCTCTTGCGATTGCGACGGAGGAAATTGGAAAGACACACACCGGGCTTAATTATATAAAAGTCAGCGATATGTATGATAATGAGATCTATACAGCATCAGTCAGTGAAGGAAATGGCAGCTATAAGGCAGAATTATTAGCAGGTGATTATAAATTATCACTGTGTGCAGGATTCTATACAGGCTGCAAGTTTACATTTACCGCATCATACAAGGCATCCGGCGAGACACGTTCCGAGGTATGGCTGTCACAGAATGATGAGAAAACGATGGCATTTACCTATAAGGCAGGTACGACCTATAAAGGACAGTTTGCATTTAACGAGACAACAGATATCTATAAGATGAAGATGACAAAGAACCGGTACATGAACATTCAGATCAACAGCAAGATCAAGGAAATGAATGTTGTGATCGAGAATACAAATGGTGACATTCACTATATTCAGACGGGTGTTACACCGGGAACCAGAAAATACACATTTTTCCTGCCAAAGGGAACCTACTACATCACGATGACCAAAGGCTGGCCATATAGTGTTGATCCAAATTATGCCGGAATGTATACATTTAAGACGACATTTACAGATGTTCCGAAGACCACTGTAAACAAGGTAAAGAATCTTTCATCCGGAAAGTTAAAGGTAACATGGAAGTGCAAGAGCAAGGCGACCGGATATCAGATCCAGATCGCAACGGATAAGAAATTCAAAAAGAATAAGAAAGTATATGATGCGCCATTTAAGAATTACAATAACTGTACATTCTGGGATCTGAAAAAGGGCAAGACTTATTATGTCCGTGTCCGTTCTTATGTAAAGGCAGGTTCCCGCGAGAAGAAATGTTATTCTGCATGGAGCAAATACAAGACTGTAAAGATAAAGAAATAG